The following are encoded in a window of Deltaproteobacteria bacterium genomic DNA:
- a CDS encoding ATP-binding cassette domain-containing protein translates to MDLKVKNLTVRLGPVRAVSGVTLSVRQGELVAVFGANGSGKTTFLKAVAGLAPVSEGRITYHGEDITPLPAHERVARGVYYVSDRARVALRMTVRENLDVGGYLRTSAQREISRRNVHDLFPVLRDKANEPAGILSGGERQMLVIGRSLMGDPSLLLFDEPFLGLSNEVRDRILGVIEGALKGKVTILLAEHDLGAALRVLDRYCIFLNGELLHLGKRSDVTDEERLRSVFRRFYQPGDRRASERSEIKEDKR, encoded by the coding sequence TTGGATCTGAAGGTAAAGAACCTGACGGTCCGGCTCGGCCCGGTGCGGGCGGTGAGCGGCGTCACGCTATCGGTACGACAGGGGGAGCTCGTCGCCGTTTTCGGTGCGAACGGATCGGGCAAGACCACATTTCTAAAGGCTGTTGCGGGGCTTGCGCCGGTGTCGGAAGGGAGGATCACTTACCACGGGGAGGACATCACTCCCCTCCCGGCCCACGAACGGGTCGCACGGGGAGTGTATTACGTTTCCGACCGGGCGCGTGTCGCCCTGAGGATGACCGTGCGGGAAAACCTGGACGTGGGCGGGTACCTGCGTACTTCCGCGCAGCGGGAGATCTCCCGGCGGAACGTGCACGATCTCTTTCCCGTGCTGCGCGATAAGGCGAATGAGCCGGCGGGCATCCTTTCCGGAGGGGAGCGACAGATGCTGGTCATCGGCCGCTCTCTGATGGGGGACCCTTCGCTCCTCCTGTTCGACGAACCGTTCCTGGGACTCTCGAACGAGGTGCGCGACCGGATTCTCGGCGTTATCGAGGGGGCGCTCAAGGGGAAGGTGACGATCCTGCTGGCGGAGCACGACCTGGGCGCGGCCCTACGGGTGCTCGACAGGTACTGCATCTTCCTGAACGGAGAGCTGCTTCACCTGGGCAAGCGGAGCGACGTCACCGACGAGGAGCGTCTTCGCTCGGTGTTTCGCCGCTTCTACCAGCCGGGCGACCGGCGTGCAAGCGAAAGATCCGAAATCAAGGAGGATAAGAGATGA
- a CDS encoding GTPase domain-containing protein, producing the protein MSFINYSLREINCKIVYYGPGLCGKTTNLQYIYRRMNPDSRGKMISLATESERTLFFDFLPLSLGEIRGFKTRFHLYTVPGQVFYDASRRLILRGVDGVVFSADSQLTRMDANVESLENLQGNLREQGYDGDRIPLVMQYNKRDLSQVASVSQLHALLNYRNVPEFEAVATTGVGVFETLKAIIKLILIDLKKGGR; encoded by the coding sequence ATGTCCTTCATCAACTACTCGCTGCGCGAAATCAACTGCAAGATCGTGTACTACGGGCCCGGCCTGTGCGGAAAAACGACGAACTTGCAGTACATCTACCGCAGGATGAACCCGGATTCGCGCGGGAAGATGATCTCCCTTGCCACGGAAAGCGAGCGCACCCTATTCTTCGACTTTCTGCCGCTTTCGCTCGGCGAGATACGGGGCTTCAAGACCCGGTTCCACCTCTACACCGTACCCGGACAGGTGTTTTACGACGCCAGCCGCCGACTTATCCTGCGGGGAGTGGACGGCGTGGTTTTTTCCGCCGACTCCCAGCTCACGCGGATGGACGCCAACGTGGAGTCCCTGGAGAACCTTCAGGGAAACCTGCGGGAACAAGGTTACGACGGTGACAGGATTCCCCTCGTGATGCAGTACAATAAAAGGGATTTGTCCCAGGTGGCATCGGTGTCGCAGCTTCACGCGCTTCTCAATTACCGGAACGTCCCCGAGTTCGAGGCTGTGGCCACGACGGGGGTGGGCGTCTTCGAAACGCTCAAGGCCATCATCAAGCTGATCCTGATCGACTTGAAGAAAGGCGGGAGATAG
- a CDS encoding U32 family peptidase, with translation MTELIATIASPRELAGTDLGPYDAVCLGNPYCRRVEENFAEDVSLLPETVASLRKAGKKAYLTTPAAPRGRDLPQVERIIDAARAAGVQALEIHNMGVLRILREKGNPLPAHMGAFANVYTHLSAQVMSEYGAVRVRPNAEVSLTEMEIIAREGKVEVEVLVHGKIPLGVTDRCSLLTEPEETDTKCPAACREEHWLNKSKPGPLSGSETAGKGKREGGWVLKTVGKGVLSGRDMCMLEHLPALLSSGFSVFKIEGLYETAAYRSQIGRVYREALELAASGQEYEVGRAWAETVKRHSREGLCNGYYFGKTGRLYVGAVLQEGKSKV, from the coding sequence ATGACGGAACTCATTGCGACGATCGCATCACCACGGGAACTTGCCGGTACCGACCTAGGCCCTTATGACGCAGTTTGCCTGGGGAACCCGTATTGCCGCCGCGTAGAAGAAAACTTCGCGGAGGACGTATCCCTCCTCCCAGAAACCGTGGCCTCACTGCGCAAAGCGGGAAAAAAGGCGTACCTGACGACCCCGGCAGCCCCCCGGGGACGCGATCTCCCGCAGGTTGAGCGGATCATCGATGCCGCCCGCGCCGCCGGAGTCCAGGCGCTGGAGATCCACAACATGGGGGTGCTTCGGATCCTGCGCGAGAAGGGGAACCCTCTTCCCGCCCACATGGGAGCGTTCGCCAACGTATACACGCACCTTTCCGCGCAGGTGATGTCGGAGTACGGGGCGGTCCGCGTCCGCCCGAACGCGGAGGTCAGTTTGACGGAGATGGAAATCATCGCCCGCGAGGGAAAGGTGGAAGTCGAGGTCCTGGTTCACGGCAAGATCCCCCTCGGGGTGACCGACCGATGTTCGCTTCTGACGGAGCCGGAAGAGACCGACACGAAGTGCCCCGCCGCATGCCGGGAGGAGCATTGGCTGAACAAGAGCAAGCCCGGCCCTCTCAGCGGTTCCGAAACGGCCGGGAAGGGGAAACGCGAAGGAGGATGGGTGCTGAAAACGGTGGGAAAAGGAGTGTTGAGCGGCCGGGACATGTGCATGCTGGAGCATCTGCCCGCGCTCCTTTCCTCCGGGTTTTCCGTTTTTAAAATCGAGGGCTTATACGAAACAGCCGCCTACCGGTCGCAGATCGGCCGGGTGTATCGCGAAGCCCTGGAACTGGCTGCCTCGGGGCAGGAGTACGAAGTCGGCCGGGCATGGGCTGAAACCGTGAAAAGGCATTCCCGGGAGGGTCTCTGCAACGGCTATTACTTCGGCAAGACCGGAAGGCTTTACGTCGGCGCTGTTTTACAGGAAGGCAAGTCTAAGGTATAA
- a CDS encoding branched-chain amino acid ABC transporter permease, which translates to MKKPPIGKIPGVLAAGAGILLLLPLAGLDAFLLDVLTIGFLIAVYTGSWDIVGGLAGQISLGHALFFGVATYACALLTSLLDWPFPLAAGAALVLSTTAGAAVGMLSAPLKGPFVALLTLALGEAAHEFFLGQTFFSPQGAYSWGGEGGIPVVLGIQPLSPWTAYYAALAFLVACTWIMLRIARSETGLIWTALSGSELSARASGVDIRKRKLLAFVIGGALAGAAGVGFAACVGRATADDFSLELSFQAATFAAVGGRGTIVGPILAALLFHSLLQGTGFSPAARVLLYALALLLTLRFFPAGIAGTLRERARARRMTARMGEIR; encoded by the coding sequence GTGAAGAAACCCCCCATCGGAAAGATCCCAGGCGTCCTGGCCGCCGGGGCGGGCATCCTCCTGCTGCTGCCGCTTGCGGGGCTCGACGCTTTTCTGCTGGACGTGCTGACGATCGGCTTTCTGATCGCCGTCTACACGGGGTCGTGGGACATCGTCGGAGGACTCGCGGGCCAGATCTCGCTCGGCCACGCCCTTTTCTTCGGCGTCGCGACCTACGCCTGCGCGCTTCTCACGAGCCTTCTCGACTGGCCGTTCCCGCTGGCGGCCGGGGCGGCGCTGGTCCTCTCCACGACTGCCGGCGCGGCGGTGGGGATGCTGTCGGCCCCGCTCAAGGGCCCCTTCGTCGCGCTCCTGACCCTCGCTTTGGGAGAAGCGGCGCATGAATTTTTCCTCGGCCAGACCTTCTTCAGCCCCCAGGGGGCCTATTCGTGGGGCGGTGAGGGAGGCATCCCGGTCGTCCTCGGCATCCAGCCGTTGTCCCCATGGACCGCCTACTACGCCGCGCTCGCCTTCCTCGTCGCATGCACCTGGATCATGCTGCGGATCGCCCGTTCGGAAACAGGGCTCATATGGACGGCCCTTTCCGGCAGCGAGCTCTCCGCGCGCGCATCGGGAGTCGATATCCGAAAGCGGAAACTCCTTGCGTTCGTGATCGGGGGAGCGCTGGCGGGGGCTGCGGGAGTTGGGTTCGCCGCATGCGTGGGACGCGCCACCGCCGACGATTTCTCCCTGGAACTCTCTTTCCAGGCGGCCACATTCGCGGCCGTCGGCGGAAGGGGGACCATCGTGGGACCGATACTCGCCGCCCTCCTGTTCCATTCGCTTCTCCAGGGAACCGGGTTCTCTCCGGCAGCGAGGGTTCTCCTGTACGCGCTGGCGCTGCTGCTCACCTTGCGGTTCTTTCCCGCCGGTATCGCGGGCACGCTGCGGGAAAGGGCGAGGGCGCGCAGGATGACGGCAAGAATGGGGGAAATCCGTTGA
- a CDS encoding roadblock/LC7 domain-containing protein has translation MAQGHFILREKEFLDFQAVLKKLLANSFAKVVFLIDKNGSLIASSGETENFDTTSLASLAAGNIAATGGLASLIGEKEFSILFHEGERDNMHISVVANRLILVVIFDRRSSVGLVRLRTRRASVDLERILRDIDAGAAKEEEGDIEELTEADIESLFK, from the coding sequence ATGGCGCAAGGGCATTTCATCCTACGCGAGAAGGAATTCCTCGATTTTCAGGCCGTCCTGAAGAAACTCCTGGCGAATTCCTTCGCCAAAGTGGTCTTTCTTATCGACAAGAACGGGTCCCTTATCGCCTCTTCGGGAGAAACGGAGAATTTCGACACCACCTCCCTGGCTTCGCTGGCGGCGGGAAACATCGCAGCCACGGGGGGGCTTGCCTCCCTCATCGGTGAAAAGGAGTTTTCCATCCTTTTCCATGAGGGGGAACGGGACAACATGCACATCTCCGTCGTGGCGAACCGGCTGATCCTCGTGGTTATCTTCGACCGGCGCTCCTCCGTCGGGCTCGTGCGGCTGCGGACGCGCAGGGCGTCGGTGGACCTCGAAAGAATCCTCCGCGACATAGACGCCGGGGCAGCGAAAGAGGAAGAGGGAGACATCGAGGAGCTCACCGAGGCCGACATCGAGAGCCTGTTCAAATAA
- a CDS encoding branched-chain amino acid ABC transporter permease, translating into MESLAQVLVDGIFTGASYALMAAGLALILGVVKVVNLSHGAFFTLGAYVAYVLGSRGIANPLASVFMAAVIAFAFGVFLGKSFINPVRSHPFSVAVGSLGFAILFEQAAQILWGPHPLSIDLGAPLARIGGVTFRRWGVVSFLVSLGLIGGLSLLLSGPWGLPLKLIAEDEEIAGSVGMDVEKIRYLTFGAASSIAAVAGALLAPAATITPTMGRVPLILSLIVVIASGMEKVWNIFFLAAGLGLLSNVSAYLIAPHWSYVLSLAVICLLLVIRHEGLGTAGPVRDY; encoded by the coding sequence GTGGAATCCCTCGCCCAGGTCCTTGTCGACGGCATCTTCACGGGGGCTTCCTACGCGCTTATGGCCGCAGGACTGGCGCTGATCCTCGGCGTCGTCAAGGTGGTCAATCTATCCCACGGGGCGTTTTTCACGCTGGGCGCATACGTCGCGTACGTGCTCGGGAGCCGGGGGATCGCGAACCCTCTCGCGTCCGTTTTCATGGCCGCGGTCATCGCATTCGCTTTCGGCGTGTTCCTCGGGAAAAGCTTCATCAACCCCGTGCGTTCCCACCCTTTCTCGGTGGCGGTCGGCTCGCTCGGGTTCGCCATCCTCTTCGAGCAGGCGGCCCAGATTCTGTGGGGCCCCCACCCGCTGTCGATCGACCTCGGCGCTCCCCTCGCCCGGATCGGCGGCGTCACTTTCCGGCGCTGGGGGGTGGTTTCCTTCCTCGTTTCCCTGGGGCTTATCGGCGGTCTTTCGCTTCTCCTGTCCGGACCGTGGGGCCTCCCCTTAAAACTCATCGCGGAGGACGAGGAGATCGCCGGCTCGGTAGGCATGGACGTCGAGAAGATACGCTACCTGACGTTCGGCGCCGCTTCTTCCATCGCCGCCGTGGCAGGCGCGCTGCTCGCACCCGCCGCGACGATAACTCCGACGATGGGCAGGGTTCCCCTTATCCTGTCTCTCATCGTCGTCATCGCTTCCGGGATGGAGAAGGTGTGGAACATCTTCTTCCTGGCAGCCGGGCTGGGGCTGCTTTCGAACGTGAGCGCCTATCTCATCGCACCGCACTGGTCGTACGTCCTGTCGCTGGCCGTCATATGCCTTCTCCTTGTGATTCGCCACGAAGGGCTGGGCACGGCGGGCCCGGTGCGGGACTACTGA
- a CDS encoding SCO family protein, with the protein MGPVSHFLAGTAAILLAAGPVRGFADEHKHHHEHAGHKEHMHHHGGKAPQEGYKRSVSSYEVPDVTLRGPDGAGITLREALGGGNPVMLNFIFTTCPTICPLLTASVSKLRQDLGADRDKIRMVSITIDPEYDTPAVMKEYANRFSADSGWMFLTGSAADIVSIQHAFDAYRGNKMKHAPYTYLRASHEISWTRLDGILSAEELEREARSILTAR; encoded by the coding sequence ATGGGACCTGTTTCCCATTTTCTCGCGGGAACGGCGGCGATATTACTGGCGGCGGGGCCGGTAAGGGGCTTTGCGGATGAGCACAAACATCACCACGAACATGCAGGACACAAGGAACACATGCATCATCACGGAGGGAAGGCGCCGCAGGAAGGTTATAAGCGGTCCGTTTCCTCTTATGAAGTGCCCGACGTCACCCTGAGGGGACCGGACGGTGCGGGGATTACGCTGCGTGAGGCGCTCGGAGGCGGAAACCCGGTTATGCTGAACTTTATATTCACGACGTGCCCCACAATCTGCCCCTTGTTGACCGCATCCGTCTCCAAGCTCCGGCAGGATCTCGGCGCGGACCGGGATAAAATCCGGATGGTGTCCATCACGATCGATCCTGAATACGACACTCCCGCCGTGATGAAGGAATATGCGAACCGGTTCTCCGCGGATTCCGGATGGATGTTCCTGACGGGGAGCGCGGCCGACATAGTATCGATCCAGCACGCCTTCGACGCCTACCGGGGAAACAAAATGAAGCATGCCCCTTACACCTACCTGCGCGCATCCCACGAAATTTCCTGGACGCGTCTCGACGGGATCCTGAGCGCCGAGGAGCTCGAACGCGAAGCCAGGTCGATCCTGACGGCCCGTTGA
- a CDS encoding ABC transporter ATP-binding protein, protein MSGLLVAEKIVKSFGTNRVLRGVTISIGRGEVVGLFGPNGSGKTTLANIISGLERPDKGRILFGEKDVTNLSMDARFRIGITRTFQIPDPYPSLTVVESVRVALLCGEAARKRSGKEADHPGFQENLDALLVRTGLFAQRYWPAAKLSQGCLRRLEFARAISCRPKFVLLDEVFSALSARDEAELVALMRTLHREEDTSFLLISHNPLILEELCDRVVAIEDGRVFWEGKPGDLAKYVPSVHHAHGNGNDCGNHEAG, encoded by the coding sequence TTGAGCGGACTGCTGGTCGCGGAAAAGATCGTGAAATCCTTCGGGACCAACCGCGTCCTGCGGGGGGTGACGATCTCCATCGGGCGGGGAGAGGTGGTCGGCCTCTTCGGGCCGAACGGTTCGGGGAAAACAACCCTTGCCAACATCATCTCCGGATTGGAGCGTCCCGACAAAGGGAGGATATTGTTCGGAGAGAAGGACGTGACGAACCTCTCCATGGACGCGCGCTTCCGCATCGGAATCACCCGCACGTTCCAGATCCCCGATCCGTACCCTTCCCTTACCGTCGTCGAATCGGTGAGGGTTGCGCTGCTTTGCGGCGAGGCGGCTCGAAAGAGGAGCGGCAAGGAAGCGGATCATCCCGGATTCCAGGAAAATCTCGACGCCCTCCTCGTGAGAACGGGCCTCTTCGCCCAACGGTACTGGCCTGCGGCGAAACTTTCCCAGGGATGCCTGCGGCGCCTCGAGTTCGCCAGGGCCATCTCCTGCCGGCCGAAGTTCGTCCTGCTCGACGAGGTGTTCTCCGCACTTTCCGCGCGGGACGAAGCGGAGCTGGTGGCCCTCATGCGCACCCTGCACCGGGAAGAGGACACTTCGTTCCTGCTGATCTCGCACAACCCGCTGATCCTCGAGGAACTATGCGACCGTGTAGTGGCGATCGAGGACGGGCGGGTCTTCTGGGAGGGGAAGCCGGGAGACCTCGCGAAGTACGTGCCTTCGGTGCACCACGCGCACGGGAACGGGAACGACTGCGGGAACCATGAGGCGGGTTAA
- a CDS encoding ABC transporter substrate-binding protein: MIGPRLLRIIALITGLTALAAALPSFAAGPASQQSIRIGVVAPLSGPFASGGSSFLEAATLAVEQANEAGGVLGRRIELVVADSQGRVETAKSETMRLISRERVFAIVGAYLSEETIGAIEAATAARKILIVPVAATAEITDGVKRDYPRYRYVFRVSYSIPQWAAMMAEFLRQHQAKTYAFVGAGIRWNRELAGALKRSLAGHGIVPVYEAFYSPRNPAFEPVAVAATAASPDFLVLGDPGKNSISFVKRIREGGSVVPILSVGGSLGDERVASTLPLSGPLYVQAAAWKGSTDAATRYVEAFAKRFGYSPVGYSDTLPHDAVAVLLAAIRSAGRQDTDAVISALEKGAFPGVAGTYRFDASHQAAWGAGARDLHGTVIRWEKDGSRIVFPRR, encoded by the coding sequence ATGATCGGTCCGCGGTTGTTGCGTATCATCGCGCTTATCACCGGATTGACCGCGCTTGCCGCCGCCCTTCCGTCGTTCGCGGCCGGCCCCGCATCCCAACAGTCGATCAGGATAGGGGTGGTTGCGCCTCTTTCCGGTCCGTTCGCTTCGGGCGGATCGTCTTTTCTCGAGGCCGCCACCTTGGCCGTGGAGCAGGCGAACGAGGCTGGAGGCGTCCTCGGGCGACGGATTGAGCTTGTGGTAGCCGATTCCCAGGGACGCGTCGAAACCGCAAAATCGGAAACGATGCGCCTGATCTCGAGGGAAAGGGTCTTCGCCATAGTCGGCGCTTACCTGTCCGAGGAAACGATCGGCGCGATCGAGGCGGCCACGGCCGCCCGGAAAATCCTCATTGTCCCCGTGGCGGCGACCGCGGAGATTACCGACGGAGTGAAGCGCGACTATCCCCGCTACCGGTACGTCTTCCGGGTCAGCTATTCGATACCCCAGTGGGCCGCCATGATGGCGGAATTCCTGCGGCAGCACCAGGCGAAGACGTACGCTTTCGTGGGAGCGGGAATCCGCTGGAACCGCGAACTGGCGGGAGCTCTGAAAAGATCCCTGGCCGGGCACGGGATAGTCCCGGTCTACGAGGCGTTCTATAGCCCGCGCAACCCCGCGTTCGAGCCGGTGGCCGTGGCCGCGACCGCGGCGTCCCCCGACTTTCTCGTGCTGGGGGACCCCGGGAAAAACTCCATTTCTTTCGTCAAGCGGATCCGCGAGGGAGGAAGCGTTGTCCCCATCCTCTCTGTGGGAGGATCGCTGGGAGACGAGCGGGTGGCGTCGACCCTCCCGCTTTCCGGCCCGCTATATGTTCAGGCTGCCGCCTGGAAGGGCTCCACCGACGCCGCGACCCGTTACGTGGAGGCCTTCGCGAAGCGGTTCGGTTATTCCCCCGTCGGTTATAGCGACACCCTGCCGCATGACGCGGTGGCGGTCCTTCTCGCCGCTATCCGATCGGCGGGAAGGCAGGATACGGATGCGGTGATTTCCGCCCTCGAGAAAGGCGCCTTTCCCGGCGTGGCGGGGACGTACCGGTTCGACGCATCCCACCAGGCGGCATGGGGCGCCGGGGCGCGGGACCTCCACGGAACCGTGATCCGGTGGGAAAAGGACGGCAGCCGGATCGTCTTCCCCCGGCGCTGA
- a CDS encoding U32 family peptidase: MAELLASGGTPEMVRAVLDNGADAVYVGAKGWSRRRAQYEMADDQIIESAEYARSKGKVLRVAFNTLPASREIPLFMAKTEKFYKAGIRDFILTDAGAMTALSRRFTDVQIHASVGCTIINAEDARFYKEAGATQIVAECRMGRDEMRRIKEEAGVGLEVLVHATTCYTLLGRCTMSSYTRQEWRFDEEGKNHFLGSPNRGGLCYRVCLTEWDQVGKNGEAEASGVVLPNIAYFLVDDIPSLIDLGVDTIKIQGREYSVPLVGEMVRFYRELIDAYVKDRPSFRLEPWKERMAGIVSARDAERREKTAGLISESLSA; encoded by the coding sequence ATGGCGGAGCTTCTGGCATCCGGCGGGACCCCCGAGATGGTCCGGGCGGTTCTGGACAACGGAGCGGACGCGGTGTATGTGGGCGCCAAGGGGTGGAGCCGCCGCCGGGCCCAATATGAAATGGCCGACGATCAGATCATCGAGTCGGCGGAATATGCCCGCTCCAAAGGGAAGGTGCTCAGGGTCGCGTTCAATACCCTTCCTGCGTCCAGGGAAATCCCTCTCTTCATGGCCAAAACGGAGAAATTCTACAAAGCCGGGATCCGCGACTTCATCCTGACGGATGCGGGTGCGATGACCGCACTGTCACGCCGTTTCACGGATGTGCAGATCCATGCGAGCGTCGGGTGCACCATCATCAACGCGGAGGACGCCCGGTTCTACAAGGAAGCCGGCGCCACCCAGATCGTGGCCGAATGCCGCATGGGCCGCGACGAGATGCGCAGGATCAAGGAAGAGGCGGGGGTAGGGCTGGAAGTCCTCGTCCATGCCACGACCTGCTACACGCTTCTGGGCCGCTGCACGATGAGCAGCTACACCCGCCAGGAATGGCGATTCGACGAGGAAGGCAAGAACCACTTCCTCGGGAGCCCCAATCGCGGCGGGCTCTGCTACCGGGTCTGCCTGACCGAATGGGACCAGGTGGGGAAGAACGGCGAGGCGGAGGCAAGCGGCGTAGTCCTGCCGAATATCGCGTACTTCCTCGTCGACGACATCCCGTCCCTGATCGATCTGGGTGTGGACACCATCAAGATACAGGGCCGCGAGTATTCGGTCCCGCTGGTTGGGGAGATGGTCCGGTTCTACCGGGAGCTGATCGACGCCTACGTGAAGGATCGCCCTTCCTTCCGCCTCGAGCCGTGGAAGGAGCGGATGGCGGGGATCGTCAGCGCCCGTGACGCCGAACGGCGGGAGAAGACCGCAGGGCTCATCTCCGAGTCGCTGAGCGCTTAA